In one Nicotiana sylvestris chromosome 8, ASM39365v2, whole genome shotgun sequence genomic region, the following are encoded:
- the LOC138876318 gene encoding uncharacterized protein, which translates to MRRQFVYLRQGDMTVSQYEVRFSELARYAPWMVLTDRERIRRFVDGLNYPIRILMARERILSHTFEDAVDVARDIETDRRLEREEREAKRPSGSASHSGALSRGQFQQSRAPSQSARGEGQAARGRPRGGGRADSGPARFYAIPNRVDALASDAVITGNTIVVDRVYRSCVVIIGGLETQVDLLLLSMVYFDIILGMDWLSPYHAILDCHAKTVTLAISAQHMVGKGYLSYLAFVRDVGAETPSIDSVLVVRDFPDVFPADLPGMSPDRDIDFGIDLVLGTQPISIPPYRMAPAELKDLKEQLQELLDKGFIRPSVSPWVSSEGIQVDPRNIEAVQTWSRPSSITEIWSFLGLAGYYRRFVQGFSSIASHLTKLTQKGALFVWFGECEESIQKLKALLTTALVLREPV; encoded by the exons ATGCGCAGGCAGTTTGTGTATCTTCGTCAGGGAGATATGACCGTATCTCAGTATGAGGTGAGGTTCTCGGAGCTGGCTCGTTATGCTCCATGGATGGTCCTGACTGATCGggaaaggattaggaggttcgtggATGGGCTTAATTATCCCATTCGTATTCTGATGGCTCGAGAAAGGATTCTAAGCCATACTTTTGAGGATGCAGTAGATGTTGCTCGCGACATTGAGACAGATCGTCGTCTAGAGAGAGAGGAgcgggaggctaagaggcctagTGGATCAGCTAGTCATAGTGGCGCTCTGTctaggggccagtttcagcagaGTAGAG CACCCagccagtcagctaggggtgagggtcaggcagctagaggccgccccagagggggaggtcgagcGGACAGTGGTCCGGCTCGGTTTTATGCTATTCCAAACCGGGTAGATGCTCTTGCAtcagatgctgttatcacag gcaatactattgttgtggaccgtgtgtatcggtcatgtgttgtgattattgggggtctggagacccaagtTGATCTactgctattgagcatggtatattttgatattattctgggcatggattggttatctccatatcatgctattctagactgtcatgctaagacagttactttggctatttcgg cccagcatatggttgggaagggttatctatcatatctggcttttgtgcgggatgttggagctgagactcctagtattgattctgtcctagttgtgagggactttcctgatgtatttcctgcagacctgccgggcatgtcgccggacagggatattgattttggcattgacttagtgctgggcactcagcccatttctattccgccatatcgtatggcaccagcagagctgaaagatttgaaggagcagcttcaggaactcttagataaggggttcattcggcctagcgtgtccccgtggg tgtccagcgagggtatacaagTTGATCCAAGGAACATAGAAGCAGTGCAGACttggtctagaccgtcctcaatcacagagatttggagttttcttgggctagcaggctattatcgccgatttgttcaggggttttcttctattgcatcgcatttgaccaagttgactcagaaaggtgccctATTTGTATGGTTcggcgagtgtgaggagagcattcagaagctcaaggcacttctgaccacagctctagtgttg AGAgaaccagtatga